In Scatophagus argus isolate fScaArg1 chromosome 5, fScaArg1.pri, whole genome shotgun sequence, a genomic segment contains:
- the LOC124058913 gene encoding bifunctional polynucleotide phosphatase/kinase isoform X1, which yields MSCTLVSPSGVRVCLENGRAVILGRGPDTAVTDRRCSRHQVKVVASYADQNAVVTQLGPNPTFLDDVQLGRGQSGKLAHGGTLYLVNQNHPFKLHYSLSSNGAASGSEQKGLKATDKSKGGRTGREKEAQLSLNPKRSIKDFFSTSPMKPSKRQLSPERGHPEVKRQRRDEEASDRQMKEEEEERLAEEKLKQLQELAERSMTEGSNSTQPSSSASSVSVLKGCLKSNWQEIGNLMIYTAAGVKGSDKIAGFDIDGCIITTKSGKVFPTAPDDWKILYPEIKPRLASLLKKGYKLFKCTPALFLQVVFFTNQMGIAKGKLRPEVFKSKVEDILTTLQLAVQVFVAVGPGVYRKPVMGMWNHLCDKANDGVTVDQTQSFYVGDAAGRPENWAPGKKKKDFSCSDRLFALNIGLQFHTPEEYFLGWKNAPYNLPNFDPRRIDCNARLYDPPSASLTSSQTEVIVAVGFPASGKSTFFQTHIIPKGYVYVNRDTLGSWQSCVSACERALKEGRSVAVDNTNPDPESRKRYVDVAKAAGVTCRCFHFSASLEQAKHNNRFREMAPSDIKHAKVNDMVFHSYKKHFVAPSLSEGFSEILQIHFVPKFKHSQSEALFRQFSEG from the exons ATGTCATGTACGCTGGTTAGCCCCTCTGGAGTTCGGGTGTGTCTGGAGAATGGGCGAGCTGTGATTCTGGGCCGAGGACCAGACACCGCAGTGACCGACAGGAGATGCTCCAGGCACCAGG TGAAGGTGGTTGCAAGCTATGCAGACCAGAATGCGGTTGTTACTCAG CTGGGTCCAAATCCCACTTTCCTGGACGATGTGCAGCTGGGCCGGGGACAGTCTGGTAAACTCGCTCATGGAGGCACCCTTTACCTGGTTAACCAGAACCATCCATTTAAACTGCACTACTCCCTGAGCTCAAATGGCGCAGCCTCCGGCTCTGAACAGAAAGGACTAAAAGCCACCGATAAGTCAAAAGGAGGAAGAACcgggagagaaaaagaggcacAGCTGAGCCTAAATCCCAAGCGTAGTatcaaggattttttttctacatctCCCATGAAG CCATCTAAAAGACAACTGAGCCCAGAGAGGGGCCATCCTGAGGTGAAGCGCCAAAGAAGAGATGAGGAagcctcagacagacagatgaaggaggaggaggaggagaggctggcAGAGGAGAAGCTCAAGCAGCTGCAGGAGTTGGCGGAGAGGTCTATGACAGAGGGGAGTAACAGCACCCAGCCCTCATCATCGGCATCATCTGTGTCAGTTTTAAAGGGCTGCCTAAAAAGTAACTGGCAGGAAATAGGCAACTTGATGATTTACACTGCTGCAGGTGTCAAAGGGAGTGACAAG ATTGCTGGGTTTGACATAGATGGTTGCATTATCACCACCAAGTCTGGTAAAGTCTTTCCAACTGCACCAGATGACTGGAA GATTCTGTACCCTGAGATCAAGCCAAGACTTGCCAGCTTGCTCAAGAAGGGATACAAG TTGTTCAAGTGTACGCCTGCTCTCTTTCTGCAGGTGGTATTCTTCACCAACCAAATGGGGATTGCTAAAGGTAAACTGAGACCAGAAGTTTTCAAGTCTAAAGTGGAAGACATCCTCACCACACTGCAGCTGGCTGTGCAG GTGTTTGTAGCAGTTGGTCCTGGTGTCTACAGAAAGCCAGTGATGGGAATGTGGAATCACTTGTGTGACAAG GCAAATGATGGCGTGACAGTTGACCAGACACAGAGTTTTTATGTGGGAG ACGCTGCAGGTAGACCGGAAAACTGGGCTccagggaagaagaagaaagatttCTCTTGCAGTGACCGATTG TTTGCACTGAACATTGGGTTGCAGTTCCACACCCCTGAAGAGTATTTTTTGGGCTGGAAGAATGCACCCTACAACTTGCCTAATTTTGACCCT AGGAGGATTGACTGCAATGCAAGACTCTATGACCCTCCGTCTGCCTCTCTAACTTCCAGCCAGACAGAAGTCATTGTCGCCGTGGGTTTCCCTGCAT CGGGCAAATCCACCTTCTTCCAGACGCACATCATTCCGAAAGGCTACGTGTATGTCAACAGG GACACACTTGGTTCATGGCAGAGCTGCGTGTCGGCATGTGAGCGCGCTCTGAAAGAGGGCCGCAGCGTCGCTGTGGACAACACCAACCCAGACCCGGAATCTCGCAAACG CTATGTGGATGTGGCCAAGGCCGCCGGCGTGACCTGCCGCTGTTTCCACTTCTCAGCCTCTCTGGAGCAGgccaaacacaacaacagg TTCCGTGAGATGGCTCCATCGGACATTAAACACGCCAAGGTCAATGACATGGTTTTCCACAGCTACAA gAAACACTTTGTGGCACCTTCTCTCTCTGAGGGATTCTCCGAGATCCTCCAGATCCACTTTGTCCCGAAATTCAaacacagccaatcagaagcccTGTTCCGGCAGTTTTCTGAGGGCTGA
- the LOC124058913 gene encoding bifunctional polynucleotide phosphatase/kinase isoform X2 encodes MSCTLVSPSGVRVCLENGRAVILGRGPDTAVTDRRCSRHQVKVVASYADQNAVVTQLGPNPTFLDDVQLGRGQSGKLAHGGTLYLVNQNHPFKLHYSLSSNGAASGSEQKGLKATDKSKGGRTGREKEAQLSLNPKRSIKDFFSTSPMKPSKRQLSPERGHPEVKRQRRDEEASDRQMKEEEEERLAEEKLKQLQELAERSMTEGSNSTQPSSSASSVSVLKGCLKSNWQEIGNLMIYTAAGVKGSDKIAGFDIDGCIITTKSGKVFPTAPDDWKILYPEIKPRLASLLKKGYKVVFFTNQMGIAKGKLRPEVFKSKVEDILTTLQLAVQVFVAVGPGVYRKPVMGMWNHLCDKANDGVTVDQTQSFYVGDAAGRPENWAPGKKKKDFSCSDRLFALNIGLQFHTPEEYFLGWKNAPYNLPNFDPRRIDCNARLYDPPSASLTSSQTEVIVAVGFPASGKSTFFQTHIIPKGYVYVNRDTLGSWQSCVSACERALKEGRSVAVDNTNPDPESRKRYVDVAKAAGVTCRCFHFSASLEQAKHNNRFREMAPSDIKHAKVNDMVFHSYKKHFVAPSLSEGFSEILQIHFVPKFKHSQSEALFRQFSEG; translated from the exons ATGTCATGTACGCTGGTTAGCCCCTCTGGAGTTCGGGTGTGTCTGGAGAATGGGCGAGCTGTGATTCTGGGCCGAGGACCAGACACCGCAGTGACCGACAGGAGATGCTCCAGGCACCAGG TGAAGGTGGTTGCAAGCTATGCAGACCAGAATGCGGTTGTTACTCAG CTGGGTCCAAATCCCACTTTCCTGGACGATGTGCAGCTGGGCCGGGGACAGTCTGGTAAACTCGCTCATGGAGGCACCCTTTACCTGGTTAACCAGAACCATCCATTTAAACTGCACTACTCCCTGAGCTCAAATGGCGCAGCCTCCGGCTCTGAACAGAAAGGACTAAAAGCCACCGATAAGTCAAAAGGAGGAAGAACcgggagagaaaaagaggcacAGCTGAGCCTAAATCCCAAGCGTAGTatcaaggattttttttctacatctCCCATGAAG CCATCTAAAAGACAACTGAGCCCAGAGAGGGGCCATCCTGAGGTGAAGCGCCAAAGAAGAGATGAGGAagcctcagacagacagatgaaggaggaggaggaggagaggctggcAGAGGAGAAGCTCAAGCAGCTGCAGGAGTTGGCGGAGAGGTCTATGACAGAGGGGAGTAACAGCACCCAGCCCTCATCATCGGCATCATCTGTGTCAGTTTTAAAGGGCTGCCTAAAAAGTAACTGGCAGGAAATAGGCAACTTGATGATTTACACTGCTGCAGGTGTCAAAGGGAGTGACAAG ATTGCTGGGTTTGACATAGATGGTTGCATTATCACCACCAAGTCTGGTAAAGTCTTTCCAACTGCACCAGATGACTGGAA GATTCTGTACCCTGAGATCAAGCCAAGACTTGCCAGCTTGCTCAAGAAGGGATACAAG GTGGTATTCTTCACCAACCAAATGGGGATTGCTAAAGGTAAACTGAGACCAGAAGTTTTCAAGTCTAAAGTGGAAGACATCCTCACCACACTGCAGCTGGCTGTGCAG GTGTTTGTAGCAGTTGGTCCTGGTGTCTACAGAAAGCCAGTGATGGGAATGTGGAATCACTTGTGTGACAAG GCAAATGATGGCGTGACAGTTGACCAGACACAGAGTTTTTATGTGGGAG ACGCTGCAGGTAGACCGGAAAACTGGGCTccagggaagaagaagaaagatttCTCTTGCAGTGACCGATTG TTTGCACTGAACATTGGGTTGCAGTTCCACACCCCTGAAGAGTATTTTTTGGGCTGGAAGAATGCACCCTACAACTTGCCTAATTTTGACCCT AGGAGGATTGACTGCAATGCAAGACTCTATGACCCTCCGTCTGCCTCTCTAACTTCCAGCCAGACAGAAGTCATTGTCGCCGTGGGTTTCCCTGCAT CGGGCAAATCCACCTTCTTCCAGACGCACATCATTCCGAAAGGCTACGTGTATGTCAACAGG GACACACTTGGTTCATGGCAGAGCTGCGTGTCGGCATGTGAGCGCGCTCTGAAAGAGGGCCGCAGCGTCGCTGTGGACAACACCAACCCAGACCCGGAATCTCGCAAACG CTATGTGGATGTGGCCAAGGCCGCCGGCGTGACCTGCCGCTGTTTCCACTTCTCAGCCTCTCTGGAGCAGgccaaacacaacaacagg TTCCGTGAGATGGCTCCATCGGACATTAAACACGCCAAGGTCAATGACATGGTTTTCCACAGCTACAA gAAACACTTTGTGGCACCTTCTCTCTCTGAGGGATTCTCCGAGATCCTCCAGATCCACTTTGTCCCGAAATTCAaacacagccaatcagaagcccTGTTCCGGCAGTTTTCTGAGGGCTGA